Below is a window of Cytobacillus firmus DNA.
CTTGGGGAAGTATGGTCGGATGATCCCAAATACATTGCCCAATATGAAAAAACAGGGATAGACGGCTTTGTTGATTATCCTTTAAATGACCATCTGAGAACCGCCTTTGCAGAACCTGATAAACCGTTAAGCTGGCTTTTTACAAACTGGGATCGAAATAAAGCATTTTATGAAAATCCCTATCTAATGGGAACCTTCATGGATAATCACGATACTGTCAGGTTCACCCGTGATGCTATCACAAAAAATCATCATCCGGGACCAAGATGGAAGCTTGCATTAACATACATGTATACCTCACCTGGGATCCCGATTGTTTATTATGGAAGTGAAATAGCTATGGATGGCGGTGAAGATCCTGATAACCGCAGGCAAATGGATTTCCGTACAGACAAAGAGTTGATAGATTATATTACAAAACTCGGGGAAGTAAGGGGATTACTGCCATCTCTAACGAGAGGCGACATGGAACTGCTGGAGGAAAAGGACGGTTTTGCTGTTTATAAACGGACATTCGATGATGAAACAACGGTAATTGCAATCAATAATTCAACAAAGACACAGAAAGCGGTTCTTGATTCCTCACAATTGGAAGAAGAAAGAGAGCTCCGCGGCATGATTTCTAATGATCTTATCCGCAGTAAAGACGATAAATATGAGTTGATTATTGATCGGGAAGAAGCTGAAGTATATGTTCTGAAAGAAAAGTCAGGATTGAATATTCCGCTAATTGGAGCACTGGCGGCAGTTTATTCAGCTTTTATGATTTTTCTCTATCTTTTATGGAAGCGGTCCAAAAAGAAGAGATCAGAGTAATTTTATTTTTAATTGCCTCCCTTCTTCCTAATCCTGTTAACAGTTTAAAAATGAAAAGAAAATCAAACCTGTTTTGATTATAATAATAATAACAGAGACCTCAAGGAGAGGGTGATTCTATTGGCAGTCACAATTAAAGATGTTGCAAAGATGGCAAAAGTCGCGCCTTCTACTGTTTCAAGGGTTATTGCCAACAATCCTCGCATCAGCGAGAAAACCAAGCAAAAAGTCAGAGAGGCGATGGAACAATTAGGATACCATCCGAATTTTATTGCCCGCAGTCTTGCAAGCCAGTCAACGCGCGCAATTGGACTGATAATGCCGAGTTCCACAGATGTTGTATTTCAGAATCCATTCTTCCCTACTGTACTTAGAGGTCTGAGTGAGGGTGCCCATGAAAGGCATTATGCCCTCCATATGACAACCGGAAAAACGGATGATGAAATCTATGAAGGCGTCATCCAGATGGTACAGGGCGGCCGGGTAGATGGAGTAATTTTGCTCTATTCAAAAGTGGAGGACAAAGTCCTTGCCTTCTTAAAGGAAAGAGATTTCCCGTTTGTTGTTATAGGCAAGCCTTTTTCAGACGAAGAAGAAATCACTTACGTGGATAATAATAATTTCCGTGCAGCCAAAGAAGTAACGGAATACTTGATTAAGCTTGGCCATAACCAAATTGCGTTTGTTGGCGGAAACTTGAATCTAACCGTTACAGTTGAACGGCTGCTTGGCTATGAAAAAGCATTAAGGGATGCTGGCATAGAGCTGGTAAATGAATATATTGTTCATGAGGAATTCTTAAAAGAAGGTGGCCAGGAAGCTGTCAGAGGACTCGTTTCCCTGAAAAAACCTCCAACTGCCCTTGTGGTTGCCGACGACTTAATGGCATTGGGTGTCCTGAATACGTTGGATGAATTGGGTATAAGAGTTCCTGAAGATATGTCTATCATCAGCTTTAATAATGTGCTTTTGGCTGAAATGTCCAGGCCTCCCCTAACTTCTGTCGATATCAATATATTCGATCTGGGGTTTGAATCTGCACGAAGCCTCATATACAGAATTGAAAACCCGAGGGAGCCTGTAAAGCGAATTATTATTCCCCATAAAATTGTAAAACGCTGCTCATGCAGCAGTCCGAATACTGAAGAACCACAGATTGTATCATAAAAAAAGGGAAGCCTCTGGCAGGCTTCCCTTTCGTTTACCCATTTACAATTGTGCCGCCATTGACATGGATCATCTGGCCGCTCACATAAGATGAATCATCACTGGCAAGATAGACATAGGCCGGAGCCAATTCATAAGGCTGTCCTGCTCTGCCTATTGGGGTATTTGATCCAAATTTTGATACCTTATCGGCTGAGAATGTAGATGGAATAAGCGGTGTCCAAATAGGTCCCGGAGCCACTCCATTTACGCGAATTCCCTGTCCAGCCAGCGATTTGGCCAATGAGCGTGTGAAGGAGACTATCGCACCTTTTGTAGAAGAGTAGTCGATTAGCTGTTCGTTTCCTTCATAAGCGGTTATAGATGCAGTATTGATGATGGAGCTTCCTTTTTTCAGGTGTGGCAGTACTGCCTTTGTCAGATGGAAAAATGAAAAGATGTTTGTTCGGAATGTTTTTTCAAGCTGTTCAGCAGTGATATCAAGCAGACTTTTTTGAGGGTGCTGCTCGGCTGCATTATTCACCAGTACATCGATTTGACCAAATTTATCAAGTGTCTTTCTGACTGCATCCTTACAGAATGTTTCGCTTCCGATATCACCGGAAATCAGCAGGCATTCCTGTCCCTCAGCCTGAATGGCCTCTTTAGTCTTTTCTGCGTCTTCATGTTCTTCCAGATAGACAATCGCTACGCTGGCTCCTTCTTTGGCAAAATAAATGGCGGCTGATTTACCGATGCCGCTGTCTCCGCCTGTTATTAAAACAACTTTTCCTTTTAATTTATCAGATCCTTTATAATTTGGATCCACCGTTTGGGGCTCAGGCTGCATTGGCGCCTCTGTCCCGGGCTGATGATCTTGATGCTGAGGCGGAAATTCCTGTGGATTGTTTTGAGTATTAGACATTACTAAATCCCTCCAAATCATTAATACTCTTTTAATTCCATTTTATTATGATGAAAAAACATGGAAATTATTTGCATCTCTCTTATATAATGGATTTAAAAAGAGTGGGGGAACAGGAATTGCAGATTCGATCAGCTGCCAAAAGTGATGCGGAAGCCATTCTCGCTCATTGCCGGAAGGCTTTTGGAGAAACAGATTTTTTAATGACCGAGGCGGATGAGTTTAATTTAACAATTGCAGAAGAAGAAGCGTGGATTGAACGGAGCATTAGAACTGGGGATCTTATTTTAGTAGCGGAAGTTGACAACGAAGTGGTTGGAATGCTGAACTTTCGGCGGTCAAAAAGCAAAAAAGTGAACCATCTGGGTTATTTCGGCATCACCATACAGGAGAAGCATTGCAACCAGGGGCTGGGAAGCAAAATGCTTAAACAATTCCTGGAATGGGCGGAAGAAGAACCTGGTCTGGAAAAAATATGTCTTGAGGTTTTTGCATATAATCAAAGGGCTATCCACCTTTACAGGCAATTCGGATTTCAGGAGGAAGGCCGCAAAGTCAAACATATAAAAAGAAAAGATGGGACCTATGCAGATGAACTATTAATGTATAAATTTGTTAAATAGCTGCAGCGTGAATGGATAAAGTGAAACTTCAATCAGTGGGGGTTTTCCTTATCCCCCACTGATTGTTAGTCGCGTTCTAGTGTCGCTAAGATCTCCGCTAGCGCTTCGATCAATCGACACTACGAACCCGATTGGTTCAACTAAGCCTCTGCCTGCGCGTCGGCAAGTTTCACTGTATCTCACCAATCGGGCCTTTACGGGCAGTTTGACCCCCACTTATCCTCCTTTGATTCCTCTGAGTCTTGAAGTGGGGGTCTTACTGCCCGTTAGACTGCGATAAACTAAACAAACAAAAAAGCAAACGGAGTTTTCCGTTTGCTTTTTTTAGCGATAGTTAACAAATTGAACATCAACTGTCAAATCTGCCTCTTTAACAGCAGCAATAATCTTCTGCAGGTCATCGCGGTTTTTGCCGGTTACACGTACCTGATCATCCTGAACCTGGCTCTTCACCTTTAATCCGCTGTTTTTAATCAGGGTATTAATCTTCTTGGCATTTTCTTTATCAATGCCCTGGACAAGCTTTGCTCTTTGGCGGACCGTTCCGCCTGATGCTCCCTCAATCTTGCTGTAATCAAGATTTTTTACAGGAATGCCCCGTTTAATTAACTTGCCTAATAAAACATCCTTAAGCTGGTCAAGCTTAAATTCATCATCAGATAGAAGCACAAGCTCCTCTTTATCCAGCTTTATATCACTTTTGCTGCCTTTAAAGTCATAGCGGGTGGAAATTTCCTTCATGGCAATATTAATGGCATTGGTTACTTCAGAAAAGTCAACTTTAGATACAATATCAAATGAGCTTTCTTTAGACATGACAGCCTCCTTGGCGATTACAATTTAAGTTTCACTTCTTGTCCTTATTATAGTAAAATATAGCAGTTCAAACAACTTTAGGAGTTATGTGATCTTTTTTGGGAAAGATTTAATATAATGAATATTTGCTGTTTACTGCTGAGAAGGAGGAAAAGAGATGGCTATAGAAGAGAATTTGGGCCGTGCTGTTAAGCTGATCGTTTCAAGGGAAGCAGCATTTGGCTATTTTTTGACAGATGGAGAGGAGGATGTTCTTCTTCATCAGAATGAGACGGATGAAAAGCTCGAAGAAGGGCAGGAGGTTGAGGCTTTCCTTTACATGGACTCACAGGGAAGAATCGCAGCAACAACTGTCATTCCCGAGGTTCAGGCGGGTACATATGGATGGGCACATGTAAGCGATGTTAAGCCCGGCATCGGTGTATTTATCAATATTGGCATTCAGAAAGACATGCTCCTTGGGGAGGAGGATCTTCCTGTCCATGAAGCTGTGTGGCCGATTGAAGGAGATAGATTATATATTACACTCCGGGTAAATAAGAATAACAGAATTTATGTGAAAATGGCTACTGATCCTGTCATTACCGATATTTCAATTAAAGCATCCAAAAGTGACTTTAATAAAAATATTCACGGACATATTTATAGAACCGCAAAGGTTGGAAGCTGGATTTATACAGCTGAGGGCTTTAAAGGGTTTATCCATGAATCCCAGCGAAAAAGAGAGCCCCGTCTTGGAGAGAAAGTGGAAGGCCGCATAGTTGATGTGAAAGAAGATGGGACCGTGAATGTTTCTCTTATTCCAAGAAAGCATGAAGCACTTGATGATGATTCCGAAAAAATCATCTCTTATCTTGAAAGCCGAAGCGGTGCGATGCCATATGGCGATAAAAGTGCCCCGGAAGATATCCAGGAGCGTTTTCAGTTAAGCAAAGCTTCTTTTAAAAGAGCTTTGGGCCGGCTTATGAAGGAAGGCAGGATTTATCAGGAAGAAGGATGGACATATATTAAGAAAGACTAATCAACTGCAAAAAATAATAAAACGGACAAGCCAATGCTTGCCCGTTTTATTATTAAAGATGATCTGTCTTTTTCGAATATTGGTTTTTCCCGGCTTTGCGGTTTTTCTCGCGCATCATATTTTTTTCGTGGAGAAGCGCATTATTGTCTTTCGCTTTCTTATCATTATCGGAAGTATGCGGCATAATAAAAATACTCCTTTCATACTGATGGGTTTAGCCTTCAGGAATATAACTGAAGTACAGTCATATTGTCTGTCAGAATGAAATGGAGTATGTATCCTGCACTTATGGTTTAAATTTGCTTAAAGTAGAATATCGCTATAGAACCTGGGCCTGTATGAGCCCCGATTGCTGAGCCAATGGAAGTAATATAGACTTCTTTGGCATTAAGCTCGTCCAGTATCAGCTTTTTCATTTCAAGAGCTGTGTCTTCATCATCAGCATGGCTGATGCCGACAGTCTGCATCTCAAAGGAAGTCCTATTTTCTTTCATCAGCTCAATAATGCGGCGAAGCAGCTTTTTCTTGCCGCGCAGTTTCTCAATCGGCACAAGTTTGCCATCTTCTACTGTTAAAAGAGGTTTAATATTCAAAAGTCCGCCCAAAAAAGCCGAGGCTTTCGAAACGCGGCCGCCTTTTGCGAGGTATTCAAGATCATTTACCGTAAATAAGCTCTCGAGGTTTCGGCAGCGAAATTCGATTACTTTCTGGAGGTCTTCCTTGGATGCGCCTGATTGCGCTGCAGCAGCAGCAGCCTTCACAATTAATCCATATCCCAATGAAGCAGCCTTGGAATCGATGATGCTTAATTGGAAATCGGGATATTTCTCTTTTACTTGCTCCAGGATCATGACAGCGGTCTGGTATGTACCCGAAAGTTCGGAGGAAAAAGCAATATAAATGCCGTTTTCATTGTTTTCTGCCATTTTATTGAACGTCTCTTCAAAAAGAAGAGGGGATACCTGAGATGTTTTAGGCATTTGGCCTTCCCGTATAGCTCTATAAACATCCTTAGGTTCTATGGTGACTAAATCTTCATATTCTCCATCATTCAGTTGGACCTGTAACGGGAAAAGTGTGACGCCATGTTCTTTATAAAAGCTAAGCGGCAAGTCACACGCACTGTCAGCTAGAATTTTTACTGACATTATCTTTCACCTGCTTTCAAACTATATGAATTAAGTTTATAGAAATCAAGGAGAAAAAACAATGAATTGTGTTGAAAATGCACCTTATTGGGGTAAAGAAACTATAAAAATTCAGGGGGTAAAAAATGGTTTGGCTAGAAACTAAGAAGGTATTTATTGTTTTGATTGGCGCGGTATTGAATGCTATCGCGATGAATTTTTTTCTGATACCCGCTAATGTATATGCAAGCGGTTTTACAGGGGTGGCACAGCTCTTATCAAGTATTTTGGGTGATTTCGGATCAACAGGGATATTGCTGTTCATTCTAAACATTCCTGTTACCATATTGGCCTGGAAAAAGGTTGGCCGTTCGTTTACGATTTATAGTTTTCTAAGCGTCTTCCTGATGTCTTTCTTCCTGGAAGTGATACCTGTAATCCATGTATCCAGGGATATTCTGCTTAATGCCGTTTTTGGAGGTGTCATAGCAGCTGTAGGTGTAGGGATTACACTTAAATGGGGGGCTTCCACAGGAGGAATGGATATCATTGCGATGGTCTTGTCCAGGATGAAAGACAAACCTGTCGGTACATATTTTTTCACTCTTAATGCCATTATTATTATAACAGCCGGTTTTTTGTATGGCTGGGAAAAAGCACTATACACCCTTGTAACCCTTTATGCTTCTACAAGGGTTATTGATGCCATCCATACCAGACATGAAAAACTTACAGCTCTGATTATCACGAAAAAATCCGAAGAAATGAAAAAAGCGATCCATGACCATCTTGTCAGGGGAATAACAACTTTCCCTGCAAAGGGAGCTTTTACAAATGAAAATAAGGAAATGATGATGATTGTCATCACCCGATATGAGTTATTTGACCTTGAAAGGATCATAAAAGAAGTGGATCCGAATGCTTTTACAAATATTGTTCAAACCACTGGTGTATATGGTTTCTTCCGCAGGGATTAAATGAATGGAGGGATGAAGGATGCTTCGGCTTTTGGCTGCTGCTGTAATTATCCTCACTATGCCTATGCAAAGTTTTGAAGCTTCTATAAAGGAAATGCCTTTTGATTTTAATGTAATGCCTCAAGCAGGACAGGAAACACTAAAGATCGATTTGCTTCTGAGGAATAAGGCCAATTATCCGCTGAGCTTTGAGTTTGGATCCTCTCAGTTTTATGAAGTGGAGATTTTCAGTCAAGAAGGCGAAAAGGTATATTCTTCCTCAGAAGGAAAAGCATTTTTACAAGCTATTCAAACCATTGCCGTCAAACCGGATGAAAGCAAGGTATGGGAAGAGCAGTGGGATTACAGGTATAAAGGGAATAGAGTTAAGGAGGGAGAGTACATAGTAAAAGCCAGGCTTCTGGCATCAAACTTAAATGGCAAAAAGTTGGAGACAAAACCTGAATCTGAAGCATCTGTTTATATCCCTGGCCAAAATCCTTCCATTAGCCAGGCAAAGGTTACAGGCAGGAACGGCGAATATATCATATTATTTAAAGCTCGGCCAAAAAGCGGAAAGCTATGGTATACAGTTGAAGACGGCCATAATGAGCTGCAGTCTGAAAAGACCATATTGGCTTCATCAAATGATTGGAAGAGCTTTAGGATAAAGATAAGCCTTCCTTCTGAAAACATACCTGAAAACGGAACAGTGGTTTTGCATTTATATGAAAAAGATGAAGACGGAGATATTATGAATTCTTATCCTGTTATACTGGAAAGCAATTAAAAAGAGCTGGCAGCCATTGAGGCCGCCAGCTCTTTTTAGCGATACTGCGAATATTGTTCAAGTTCCTGCTGCATCTCCCGGAGCTGAGCCTGTTCAGCCGCTGTGGAGTTGGCAAATGCAGAACTTAAAGCATTTTTCGCCCGGGAAACAGTTTCTTCGCCTGCAGAATTTTTGGCTATTTCCACATATTTTCTGGCTTCCTGAAATAATCTGTTACCCATCGCTATATTCCTCCGAGGGATGATTCTTTCACATTAGCTAGTTTTTGGGCTTCCGCCTCAGCATAGGTCATGTGGTACGGGATACGCTCATCATGCTTACTAACAGTATCAGCACCCTGTTGAACGAAGCGTTTTGATTTATTACGTTTACCCATTCGAATCCCCTCCATGAAAGAGTTTGAAGCCGCAATTGGGCTGCTTCATCTTTAGTATGCTCTAAAGGAAGGATTTAAAAAGGGGATTTAATGGTTTCAATTTAATTCCTTTTGGTCAGCTGCTTAAAGAGCTTTAAGATTTAATAAGTCATTTAGATAAATGCCGATTCCATCTTCCTCATTGGTTAATGTGACCTCTTTGGCAATATTTTTCACCTGGTCGATCGCATTGCCCATGGCAATCCCGTAGCCTGCAAATTCAAGCATTTCGAGATCATTGTCCTCATCGCCAAAAGCAATGATCCGCTCGGGCGGTATTTGGAAATAATCAGCTGCTTTTTTGAGGCCAACAGCTTTATTCAGTCCCGTTTTCACGATTTCAATGACATGCCAGGGAGCCGCCCATCTGCGGTGGTCAATTACTTCGGCATGGACCTCGGAAAGATGATTTCTGATGGATTTTACATGTTCCTCATCAGTATGTATCAGCATGCTTGTCGGATTATCTTTTAAGTAACTGCGCAAATCTCCGGTCGTAATATTCGGATCGCCAAAACCGAAGATGTCGAGAAGCTTCTCATCATGGTAGTGCAAATAAACATCATCAATAACTTCTGCCACGATATTATGAATAGTATAGCTATTAACGGCTTCGACAATTTCCTTTGCCACGTTCATTTGCAGTGGTGTGTGGTAAACACCCCAATTATGGTCTTTAGGATGATGTATGTATGCACCATTGAAATTGACAATCGGCGTAGTCAAACCCATTTCACGATAGTATATTTCACTCGAGCGAAATGGCCTTCCAGTGGCAATCATTACTTCATGCCCTTGTTCACGTGCCTTTTGAATAATCATTTTAGTTTTAGCCGAGATGGTTTTGTCATCTTTTAATAAAGTGCCATCAAGGTCCAATGCAATTAAATGTTTTTCTGCCATAAGATCTCCTTCTAAGCGCTCAGCACTTTTATAATAATAATGTAATTGCAGCCAGCGGACTGCAGCGCATTGCTTATATTGAAGTATGCCCCGCTTTTCTTTTAAGTGTAAAGGTTTTGGAAAAGAAAAGTCCACATGTTAAACTGAAAATATAGAAAGAATTTACATAAGACAAGAGCTTAAGCTTTTACAAAATCATTTTATACATATATGTTATCAATATTATAATAATTTTGTAAAAAAATTCATCTTGGTACAACAGGTTTAGGAGGAAAAAATGTGGTTGTTATTGAACGTAAGCTTATCAGAGAAATTCCTGTTCTTGAACTTGCCAGACAGGAAATAAAAGGGGAACCCCTGCCTTTTATCATTTTTGTTCATGGGTTTACGAGTGCCAAAGAACATAATCTGCATTATGCCTATCTGCTTGCAGAAAAGGGGTTTAGGGTAGTGCTGCCGGACACCTTATTTCATGGGGAAAGA
It encodes the following:
- a CDS encoding alpha-amylase family glycosyl hydrolase, which gives rise to MKKGIITFILIPFLLFYALPAGAAEKEERKWQDETIYFLMVDRFSNGDPDNDFKVDVQDPKAYHGGDFKGITERLDYIKDMGFTAIWLTPVFDNEEKGYHGYWIKDFYNTEEHFGTMDEFKELVKEAHKRDMKVILDFVVNHVGYNHDWVNDPEKKDWFHEKKDIANWSDQTEIENGWIYGLPDLNQENPDVKNYLMDAAKWWIEETDIDGYRLDTVKHVPKSFWTDFSKNVKSVKEDFYLLGEVWSDDPKYIAQYEKTGIDGFVDYPLNDHLRTAFAEPDKPLSWLFTNWDRNKAFYENPYLMGTFMDNHDTVRFTRDAITKNHHPGPRWKLALTYMYTSPGIPIVYYGSEIAMDGGEDPDNRRQMDFRTDKELIDYITKLGEVRGLLPSLTRGDMELLEEKDGFAVYKRTFDDETTVIAINNSTKTQKAVLDSSQLEEERELRGMISNDLIRSKDDKYELIIDREEAEVYVLKEKSGLNIPLIGALAAVYSAFMIFLYLLWKRSKKKRSE
- a CDS encoding LacI family DNA-binding transcriptional regulator, with translation MAVTIKDVAKMAKVAPSTVSRVIANNPRISEKTKQKVREAMEQLGYHPNFIARSLASQSTRAIGLIMPSSTDVVFQNPFFPTVLRGLSEGAHERHYALHMTTGKTDDEIYEGVIQMVQGGRVDGVILLYSKVEDKVLAFLKERDFPFVVIGKPFSDEEEITYVDNNNFRAAKEVTEYLIKLGHNQIAFVGGNLNLTVTVERLLGYEKALRDAGIELVNEYIVHEEFLKEGGQEAVRGLVSLKKPPTALVVADDLMALGVLNTLDELGIRVPEDMSIISFNNVLLAEMSRPPLTSVDINIFDLGFESARSLIYRIENPREPVKRIIIPHKIVKRCSCSSPNTEEPQIVS
- a CDS encoding SDR family oxidoreductase gives rise to the protein MSNTQNNPQEFPPQHQDHQPGTEAPMQPEPQTVDPNYKGSDKLKGKVVLITGGDSGIGKSAAIYFAKEGASVAIVYLEEHEDAEKTKEAIQAEGQECLLISGDIGSETFCKDAVRKTLDKFGQIDVLVNNAAEQHPQKSLLDITAEQLEKTFRTNIFSFFHLTKAVLPHLKKGSSIINTASITAYEGNEQLIDYSSTKGAIVSFTRSLAKSLAGQGIRVNGVAPGPIWTPLIPSTFSADKVSKFGSNTPIGRAGQPYELAPAYVYLASDDSSYVSGQMIHVNGGTIVNG
- a CDS encoding GNAT family N-acetyltransferase encodes the protein MQIRSAAKSDAEAILAHCRKAFGETDFLMTEADEFNLTIAEEEAWIERSIRTGDLILVAEVDNEVVGMLNFRRSKSKKVNHLGYFGITIQEKHCNQGLGSKMLKQFLEWAEEEPGLEKICLEVFAYNQRAIHLYRQFGFQEEGRKVKHIKRKDGTYADELLMYKFVK
- a CDS encoding YajQ family cyclic di-GMP-binding protein, whose protein sequence is MSKESSFDIVSKVDFSEVTNAINIAMKEISTRYDFKGSKSDIKLDKEELVLLSDDEFKLDQLKDVLLGKLIKRGIPVKNLDYSKIEGASGGTVRQRAKLVQGIDKENAKKINTLIKNSGLKVKSQVQDDQVRVTGKNRDDLQKIIAAVKEADLTVDVQFVNYR
- a CDS encoding CvfB family protein, whose protein sequence is MAIEENLGRAVKLIVSREAAFGYFLTDGEEDVLLHQNETDEKLEEGQEVEAFLYMDSQGRIAATTVIPEVQAGTYGWAHVSDVKPGIGVFINIGIQKDMLLGEEDLPVHEAVWPIEGDRLYITLRVNKNNRIYVKMATDPVITDISIKASKSDFNKNIHGHIYRTAKVGSWIYTAEGFKGFIHESQRKREPRLGEKVEGRIVDVKEDGTVNVSLIPRKHEALDDDSEKIISYLESRSGAMPYGDKSAPEDIQERFQLSKASFKRALGRLMKEGRIYQEEGWTYIKKD
- a CDS encoding DUF3941 domain-containing protein, producing the protein MPHTSDNDKKAKDNNALLHEKNMMREKNRKAGKNQYSKKTDHL
- a CDS encoding DegV family protein; the encoded protein is MSVKILADSACDLPLSFYKEHGVTLFPLQVQLNDGEYEDLVTIEPKDVYRAIREGQMPKTSQVSPLLFEETFNKMAENNENGIYIAFSSELSGTYQTAVMILEQVKEKYPDFQLSIIDSKAASLGYGLIVKAAAAAAQSGASKEDLQKVIEFRCRNLESLFTVNDLEYLAKGGRVSKASAFLGGLLNIKPLLTVEDGKLVPIEKLRGKKKLLRRIIELMKENRTSFEMQTVGISHADDEDTALEMKKLILDELNAKEVYITSIGSAIGAHTGPGSIAIFYFKQI
- a CDS encoding YitT family protein, producing the protein MVWLETKKVFIVLIGAVLNAIAMNFFLIPANVYASGFTGVAQLLSSILGDFGSTGILLFILNIPVTILAWKKVGRSFTIYSFLSVFLMSFFLEVIPVIHVSRDILLNAVFGGVIAAVGVGITLKWGASTGGMDIIAMVLSRMKDKPVGTYFFTLNAIIIITAGFLYGWEKALYTLVTLYASTRVIDAIHTRHEKLTALIITKKSEEMKKAIHDHLVRGITTFPAKGAFTNENKEMMMIVITRYELFDLERIIKEVDPNAFTNIVQTTGVYGFFRRD
- a CDS encoding BsuPI-related putative proteinase inhibitor, with the protein product MLRLLAAAVIILTMPMQSFEASIKEMPFDFNVMPQAGQETLKIDLLLRNKANYPLSFEFGSSQFYEVEIFSQEGEKVYSSSEGKAFLQAIQTIAVKPDESKVWEEQWDYRYKGNRVKEGEYIVKARLLASNLNGKKLETKPESEASVYIPGQNPSISQAKVTGRNGEYIILFKARPKSGKLWYTVEDGHNELQSEKTILASSNDWKSFRIKISLPSENIPENGTVVLHLYEKDEDGDIMNSYPVILESN
- a CDS encoding DUF3813 domain-containing protein; translated protein: MGNRLFQEARKYVEIAKNSAGEETVSRAKNALSSAFANSTAAEQAQLREMQQELEQYSQYR
- a CDS encoding Cof-type HAD-IIB family hydrolase, producing the protein MAEKHLIALDLDGTLLKDDKTISAKTKMIIQKAREQGHEVMIATGRPFRSSEIYYREMGLTTPIVNFNGAYIHHPKDHNWGVYHTPLQMNVAKEIVEAVNSYTIHNIVAEVIDDVYLHYHDEKLLDIFGFGDPNITTGDLRSYLKDNPTSMLIHTDEEHVKSIRNHLSEVHAEVIDHRRWAAPWHVIEIVKTGLNKAVGLKKAADYFQIPPERIIAFGDEDNDLEMLEFAGYGIAMGNAIDQVKNIAKEVTLTNEEDGIGIYLNDLLNLKAL